One genomic window of Solanum dulcamara chromosome 10, daSolDulc1.2, whole genome shotgun sequence includes the following:
- the LOC129871223 gene encoding F-box/LRR-repeat protein At5g63520-like produces MAAKQRQKSTAAATAAAERTTIDLIGDDLLHNILSRLPAVSCASAACVNRCWNLIINRLLTLPNLSSALSCNPCLQDAVDEVVDKVLAKPIRPQFVIASIGFSFDLEEAHYLISGRFGCHIPVITSISYGIFGQDANTNEFEEVQWNTMKDNKAYEDLRNEDHGVLVTVGFLPGLTVDLIPLKKTRGLMAEDFMCSISDRSFSRSGSSPMGILLFSDKDIDIKPVLAKLDYAFPSETAIVGDAGSRFLYQGGTTINRFNSSAAVALLFSRDTGKQPGVGETQFHVMLSTGVSPIGPKYRAVYVKAKSHDNSTRLMATTKEIDFNLDGETILDPIYDELGDHTHSQTLYVGFSKMRRCNFPYEYTRCICMHEFHLVLRGDNHEYLYVHGDGIRDFDSFKFYHANPDLARASCNNVSNNMKLLKQDLNYPTDDHSNSNGSIDMHKKSVFGGMMFACYGRGKLFFGEPNVDASPFLENFPGVTFSGTYCNGEIACGDFSSYEKESKEHSCIRCSLHEFSTVYLVMSYTPPALPQHYKSY; encoded by the exons ATGGCGGCCAAACAAAGGCAGAAATCGACGGCGGCGGCGACGGCGGCAGCGGAGAGGACGACGATTGATTTAATCGGAGATGACCTTCTTCACAACATTCTCTCTCGGTTACCAGCAGTATCATGTGCATCAGCAGCATGTGTGAACCGTTGTTGGAATCTCATCATCAATCGTCTTCTCACTCTTCCAAACCTTTCTTCTGCTCTTTCCTGCAATCCTTGTCTTCAG GATGCTGTGGATGAGGTTGTTGACAAGGTTTTAGCTAAGCCAATTCGGCCCCAGTTTGTAATTGCTTCCATTGGTTTTTCTTTTGACTTGGAGGAAGCTCACTATCTC ATTAGTGGTAGATTTGGTTGCCATATTCCAGTAATCACTTCGATATCCTATGGAATTTTTGGGCAAGATGCTAACACTAATGAGTTTGAAGAG GTTCAGTGGAACACCATGAAAGATAACAAGGCTTATGAGGATCTTCGTAATGAGGACCACGGTGTTTTAGTGACTGTTGGTTTCTTGCCAGGATTAACAGTTGATTTAATCCCATTAAAAAAAACTCGG GGACTCATGGCTGAGGATTTCATGTGCAGTATCAGTGACCGCTCGTTTTCTCGTTCTGGATCATCACCAATGggaattttgttattttct GACAAGGACATTGACATCAAACCGGTCCTTGCAAAGTTGG ATTATGCTTTTCCCAGTGAGACTGCCATTGTGGGTGATGCGGGTTCTCGGTTTTTATACCAAGGTGGAACAACAATTAACCGTTTTAATAGTTCAGCTGCTGTAGCTCTTTTGTTTTCAAGGGATACAGGCAAGCAACCTG GTGTTGGGGAAACTCAGTTTCATGTAATGTTATCCACTGGTGTTTCACCGATTGGGCCTAAATACAGAGCTGTTTATGTTAAGGCGAAATCTCATGACAATTCTACTCGGCTCATGGCGACAACAAAAGAAATTGACTTTAATCTGGATGGTGAGACTATTTTAGATCCGATTTATGATGAG CTGGGAGATCATACCCATTCTCAAACTCTCTATGTTGGATTTTCAAAGATGAGGAGATGCAATTTTCCGTATGAATACACAAGATGTATATGTATGCACGAATTCCATTTGGTTTTAAG AGGTGATAATCACGAGTATCTCTATGTCCATGGTGATGGTATCAGAGATTTCGACTCCTTCAAGTTTTACCATGCAAATCCTGATTTGGCACGTGCTTCTTGCAACAATGTTTCGAACAACATGAAACTTCTGAAGCAGGATCTAAATTACCCAACTGATGATCATTCTAATAGCAATGGTAGCATAGATATGCATAAGAAGTCTGTTTTTGGTGGTATGATGTTCGCTTGCTATGGTCGTGGCAAGTTATTTTTCGGTGAACCTAATGTAGATGCCTCACCTTTCTTGGAGAACTTCCCTGGTGTTACCTTCTCAGGAACCTATTGTAACGGAGAAATAGCATGTGGAGATTTTAGCTCATACGAAAAGGAGTCTAAAGAACACAGCTGTATACGCTGCAGTTTGCACGAATTTAGCACCGTCTACCTGGTTATGTCATACACTCCTCCTGCATTGCCACAACATTACAAGTCTTACTAG